The Urbifossiella limnaea nucleotide sequence ACGGCGGGCTTCAGCGGCACGGGCTCGTTCGTGTACTCGATCAGCGACGGCCGCGGCGGCGTGGCCTCGGCGACGGCGGCGATCTCGGTCGCAGCGCCCCCGGCGACGCAGTCGTTCACGAACGGCACCGACGTGGCCATCACCGCTTCACGGAGGGTGACGGTGAGTTCGACCGTGGTGGTGTCCGGGCTGACGGGGCCGATCCAGGACGTGAACGTGTCGCTGAACCTGTTCCACACGTACACGCGAGACCTGCGGATCACGCTGATCGCCCCGGACGGCACGGCGGTCCGGCTGTTCAACCGGTACGGAGGCAGCGGCAACAACCTCCTCGGCACGACGTTCGACGACCAGGCGGCGACGGCGGTGAGCGGGGCGGCGGCGCCGTTTACGGGGACGTTCCGGCCGGGGGCGGCGCTGGCGGCGTTGAACGGCAGGTCGCCGAACGGGACGTGGCGGCTGCAGGTCGAAGACCTGTCGGCGGGGGACGGCGGCTACCTGGACACGTGGACGCTGACGCTGACGACGGGGGCGGCGGCGGCGGCCCCGGCGGCGTTCGCGCCGGCGGCGACGGGCGAGTGGGCGGCGCGCCTGGCGCAGTTCCTGGAGGCGCAGGAGGAGCAGCGCCGCCGCCGCGGCACGCCGCTGGACGCGTACCTGGCGCCGGAGGCCGACCTGCCCCGCGGCTGACGGTGGTCGGCGGTTGCGCCCCCACGAGCCGGCCGGTAGGATGGCTCCGACCATTCACCGGCCGGGGTTCGGGGGGCGACATGACCGCGACCGACGTCCTGACCGAAATCGAGACGCTCGGCACCGAGCAGTATCGCAAGGTGCTGCGCACCCACGGCGTGACCGACGCCTGTTTCGGCGTCAAGATCGAGGACCTCAAGAAGGTCCAGAAGCGGGTCAAGACGGACTACCGGCTGGCGCTCGACCTGTACGCGACGGGCATCTACGACGCCCAGTACCTCGCCGGCCTCGTCGCCGACGACGCGCGGATGACGAAGGCGGACCTGCGCCGCTGGGTCGCCGGCGCCGGCTGCGACGCCCTGTGTCAGTACACCGTCGCCTGGGTGGCGACCGGCAGCAAGCACGGCCGCGAGCTGGCGCTGGAGTGGATCGACGCGAAGAAGGAACGCACCGCCGTCGCCGGCTGGGCGACGCTCGGCTGCCTGGTGGCGGTCGTCGCGGACGCGGCCCTCGACCTGGCGGAGCTGACGCGGCTGTTGGCGCGCGTCGAGAAGACGATCCACGAGCAGCCCGACCGGGTGCGCTACGCGATGAACGGCTTCGTGATCGCCGTCGGCAGCTACGTGGCGCCGCTGCACGACGCGGCCGTGGCGACGGCGAAGCGGATCGGCCGCGTGGAGGTGGACATGGGCGACACGGCGTGCAAGGTGCCCTACGCCCCCGAGTCCATCGCGAAGGCCGTGGCCCGCGGCGTCAAGAAGCGCAAGACCGTGAAGTGCTAGGCAGCCGGGCCCGCCAATCCGACCGCGGCCAGTCAGGCTGCGGTCGAGCCGCCGGGGCCGGCCAGGGGTGCCCGCTCCGGGCGCCGGGCCAGGGCCAGCGTGCCCGCGGCGCAGGCCGCGCCCGCCAGGGCGAGCACGGGGCCGAACACCAGAACCTCCGACACGTCTCCTCGAAGCGCCGCGACGACGACGGCCGACAACAGGCCACTCACGGCGCCCCACCCCGCGGCGAGCGAGAGCGACACACGGTCCAACCTACGGCGGCGCTCGATCGCCACGAGAGCCTCGGAAAAAATGACGCCGGAGAGAATGCCGAACGGGGCGAACTGGTAGACGAACGGGAGGTCGGAATCGACCCCGGGCACGCGCGCCACCAGGACGCCCGCGCCGAGCCACGTCCCCCACGCGAGGCCCGTCCCGATCGCCCCGCGGATGCGTCGGCCCGGGTTCCGCATGACCCTCTCCTGCCGCTTTTGTGTCAAGTTCTTTGTGACACAAAGTACACTCCGGGTGGGCGGGCGTCAAGGGGGGACTGCCGCGCCTCGGCTCACTTCGTCGCCCAGCGCCGCCAGGAACGCCGCGGCGCAGGCGCCCACCGTCGCCAGGTCGTAGCCGCCCTCCTGCGTCACCACCGCCGGCACGCCCAGCGCCCGCACCGCCGCCCCCAACTCCGCGAAGTACGCCGTCGGCAGGCGCATCCCGCCGATCGGGTCGGCCTCGTGCGCGTCCGCCCCGAACGCCACCACTACCGCCGCTGGCCGGTGCCGCCCCACCCGCTCCAGCGCCGCCGCCACCGCCGGCCGATACCCGTCCACCCCCGTCCCCGGCGGCAGCGGCAGGTTCAGGTTGAAGCCCAGCCCGCGGCCGGTGCCGGTCTCGTCGGCGAAGCCACTGAAGTACGGGAACAGCCCCGCCGGGTCGCCGTGGACGGACACCGTCAGCACGTCCGGCGAGTCGTAGAAGAGGTGCTGCGTGCCGTTGCCGTGGTGGACGTCGATGTCCAGTACCGCGACGGGGCCGAGGTCGAGGAGCAGGTCGGCGGCGAGGGCGGCGTTGTTGAGGAAGCTGTACCCGCCGCAGCGGCCGCGCTCGGCGTGGTGGCCCGGCGGCCGCGTCAAGGCGTAGGCCACCCGCGTTTCACCCGCGGCGACCAGCTCGGCAGCGCGGTAGGTGGCCGCCGCCCCGCCGAGCGCCGCGGCCCAGGTGCCGGCCGTGATCGCGGTAAAGGTGTCGAAGCAGTACGCACCCCGGCGCGCCGCCTCGCCGCGCGGCTCGCCCGGCGCGAACGGGAAGACCGACGGCATCACCCACCCGCCGCCGCCCGCGAGCGCCGCCGACGTGTCGCGCAGGTGGGCGACGTAGCCCGCGTCGTGCAGGCCGGTCAGCACGTCAACTGACAGCGCCGGCGCGTCCTCGAAGGCGAAGCCGCCGTGCGCCGCGAGCGCGGCGCGGACGGCGTCGAAGCGGCCGGGCACCTCCCACGGCGGCACGACGGCGCCGTTGTCCACCTCGTGCGGTGGCACGTGGGCGGCGTAGTTCGGGTTGCAGATCACGCGCACGCCCACGCCGCACCCCCGTTCCCCGCCGCGGGCCTATAATACCGATTCGTCCCGCCCGAGGTGGTCATGCCGCGCGTCCTGATTGTTGACGACAGCCAGCCGAACGCCGAGCTGCTGGAGGCGCACCTCGACGGCTCCGGCCTGGACACCCGCATCGCCCCCGACGGCGAGTCGGCCCTCGCGGCGGCGCGCGACTGGCAGCCGGACGTGATCCTGCTCGACGTGATGATGCCGCGGCTGAGCGGGTTCGAGGTGTGCGAGCGGCTCCGCGCCGACGCCGCCACGCGGTCCGTCGGCGTGCTGATGGTAACGGCCCTGGACCAGCCGGCCGACATCGAGCGCGCCGTGGCCGTCGGCACCGACGACTTCATCACGAAGCCGATCAACAAGACCGAGCTGCTGATCCGCGTCCGCGCCCTGCTCGACGCCCGCAAGCAGAGCACCGACACCGACCGCGCCCTGGCGTACATGGGGCGGGTGCAGCTGGGCGTTTAAACCCCGTTCGGAAACATGAAGGGGTGAAGGGGTGAGGGGGTGAAGGGGTGACGGAGCGGGTGGTTCTTCTCACCCCTTCACCCCCTCACCCCCTCACCCCTTCATTGCGACACTATGAACGTCGGACGAGTCACACTGAAGGCACGCAGGGCGGAACCCTTCTTCGGCCGCCACCCCTGGGTCTACGCCGGCGCCATCGACAAGGTCGAGGGCGACCCCGCCGACGGCGCCGAGGTGGAAGTCTTCTCGGCGGCGAACAACTTCGTCGCCCGCGGGCTGTTCAACAGCCAGAGCAAAATCCACGTCCGCCTCTACAGCTGGGAGCCCGGCGTCGAGCTCAACGCCGACTTCTTCCGCGGCCGCATCGAGCGCGCCGTCAGCCTGCGCCACGACGTGCTGAAGCTCGGCGTACCCAACGCCGGCTACCGCGTCGTGTTCAGCGAGGCGGACTACCTCTCGGGCATGGTCGTGGACCGCTACGCCGACTGGCTCGCCGTGCAGTTCACGTCGCTGGGGTTGGGCCAGCGCCGCCACATGATCGCCGACGTGCTGCGCGACGTGCTCCAGCCGCGCGGCATTTACCTCCGCACCGAGAAGGGCATCGGCCGGCTCGAAGGCGTGGAGCTGCACGACGAGCTCCTGTGGGGCGAGGCGCCGCCGGCGGACCTGACCATCGAGGAGAACGGCCTGAAATTCCTGGTGAATCTCGCGGAGGGGCAGAAGACCGGCTACTACCTCGACCAGCGCGACAACCGCGCCGCGGTGGCCCGGCTGTG carries:
- a CDS encoding histone deacetylase family protein, which gives rise to MGVRVICNPNYAAHVPPHEVDNGAVVPPWEVPGRFDAVRAALAAHGGFAFEDAPALSVDVLTGLHDAGYVAHLRDTSAALAGGGGWVMPSVFPFAPGEPRGEAARRGAYCFDTFTAITAGTWAAALGGAAATYRAAELVAAGETRVAYALTRPPGHHAERGRCGGYSFLNNAALAADLLLDLGPVAVLDIDVHHGNGTQHLFYDSPDVLTVSVHGDPAGLFPYFSGFADETGTGRGLGFNLNLPLPPGTGVDGYRPAVAAALERVGRHRPAAVVVAFGADAHEADPIGGMRLPTAYFAELGAAVRALGVPAVVTQEGGYDLATVGACAAAFLAALGDEVSRGAAVPP
- a CDS encoding DNA alkylation repair protein; this encodes MTATDVLTEIETLGTEQYRKVLRTHGVTDACFGVKIEDLKKVQKRVKTDYRLALDLYATGIYDAQYLAGLVADDARMTKADLRRWVAGAGCDALCQYTVAWVATGSKHGRELALEWIDAKKERTAVAGWATLGCLVAVVADAALDLAELTRLLARVEKTIHEQPDRVRYAMNGFVIAVGSYVAPLHDAAVATAKRIGRVEVDMGDTACKVPYAPESIAKAVARGVKKRKTVKC
- a CDS encoding class I SAM-dependent rRNA methyltransferase, encoding MNVGRVTLKARRAEPFFGRHPWVYAGAIDKVEGDPADGAEVEVFSAANNFVARGLFNSQSKIHVRLYSWEPGVELNADFFRGRIERAVSLRHDVLKLGVPNAGYRVVFSEADYLSGMVVDRYADWLAVQFTSLGLGQRRHMIADVLRDVLQPRGIYLRTEKGIGRLEGVELHDELLWGEAPPADLTIEENGLKFLVNLAEGQKTGYYLDQRDNRAAVARLCVGRRVLDAFCYSGGFGLYAAKAGASEVLGLDSSAPALELARRNAITNGLPQATFQKGDVFGTLDDLAQAGRKFDVVVLDPPKFARNRAALPDAIKGYRRLHSLAMKLLDRDGILVSCCCTGLITMTDLEELVAQVAVSAGRDAQILERRGPSPDHPVAVTCRESGYLKCIVSRVW
- a CDS encoding response regulator, which produces MPRVLIVDDSQPNAELLEAHLDGSGLDTRIAPDGESALAAARDWQPDVILLDVMMPRLSGFEVCERLRADAATRSVGVLMVTALDQPADIERAVAVGTDDFITKPINKTELLIRVRALLDARKQSTDTDRALAYMGRVQLGV